Genomic DNA from Patescibacteria group bacterium:
ACAGAAAAGAAGGCTCCATCGGAAAGCGCCTCAGAATACCGGACAATCAAATGGTCGATTTTTCCGTTCCAGTTATCATCCGTATACTCGATTGAGCGGATCACCGGACCGGCGCCGTCTGTAGCCGTCACTGAACCGTCGGCAGAAGAACCGGAAGTATCAAGAACCCCGTTCACGAGAACGTTACAGGTAACACCGGTATCCATATATATCACACTCTCTTCAGTGATAGAGAGTGAGACGGAGTCAGGTCCAGTTGAAGCAGCTGCGGTAACTGGAAAAGCTGGAGTGAAAAAGGTGCAGCTAGCGGTAGAAAAATCCGAGGCGGCCAAAGAAGTCGCGTCAATCGGGCCGGAAAAAGTGACATCAATGTGATCGAGTCGACCGTTATGATCAGCGTCTCGCATGACAGCGCCGGAAACCGTGGTGACAGAAACCGCGAACGCCGCAGAAGGCAGCGCGGCAACGCCTGAACCCACTAACATCAATGAAAAAATACCGGCGATAGATTTACGAATATTCATAGGAATAACAATAATTACTGCGCGAAATAGTAACATAAAAACCGACTTTTGTCAATGTAAAAGCCAGTTTTACAAGGCTGTTTCTACTGTTTCCTTAGGAATCCTCGGGCATCAAGTACAACCCCGCTGCGAACCCGTGTTCGAAGTTCGGACAACGAGTAAGAGGCGAATTCTGGCCATTCCGTTAACAGGGCCAAGGCGTCTGCACCGCGCAGGGATGATTCTGGATCAAGCGCCACCTCAACCAAAGGGAACTGCCCCCTAATTTTCTCCCCAACTTTTGGATCACACGTAACAACAGATGCGCCTTCGCGCAACAAACGATCAATAAAGTATAACGCCGGGGATTCGCGCGTGTCATCCGTTCCCGCTTTATAAGAAACACCCCAGAGAACGATACGTTTCCCGCGCACTCCGCCAAGCGAGTTCGATAACGATTCATACATTCGTACGCGCTGGCCTACGTTTACCCGGTCAACCTCCGGAATGATCTGAAACCTGTAGCCTGCCTCTTTGCCGGCAACTACTAGAGCCCGCACATCTTTTGGCAAACAACTTCCGCCATAGCCAATGCCTGGTTTTAAAAACTTCGGCCCGATACGGCTATCAAGACCCATGCCCTTGGCCACATCCTGGGCGGAAGCACCAACAAGCTCGGCGTAATTAGCGATCTCATTAATAAAACTAATTTTTGTGGCGAGAAAGGCGTTCGCTGCGTATTTAGTAAGTTCACTGGTGGGAATATTTGTAGAAACCAACGGAATACCGCGGGCGATGAGCGGTGCATAGAGCTCGCGCAAAGCTGATTCGCCAGTCTCGCCTTCTGATCCAATAATAATGCGCTCAGGTTCGAGCGAATCTTTGACCGCACTGCCCTCGGCTAAAAATTCAGGATTTGAAGCAACCGCATATGGCTGCGTCACACCGCGCAAACGTAGTTCCTCGCCGATAATTTCCTGACAGTGCTTGCCCGTGCCCGGCGGAACTGTAGAGCGGACAACAAACACGCTTCCCCGCTCAATGCCTCGCCCAAAATCACGTGCAACGTCATAGACCGCAGAAAGGTCAGCGGCGCCGTTGGGGAGTGGCGGCGTACCGACAGAACAAAGCACGATATCTGTCTGCGCGACGGTATCAAGCGTGGCGGCAGAAATGATCAAATTCCCCGTTGAAAGACCCGCAGAAAACAGCTCGGGCAAGCCGGGCTCAAAAAACGGCAAATCGCCCCTCTTCAGGGCGATGATCCTCTCTTCACGATTGTCCGTTAAAACGACATCGTGTCCCAGGTGTGCAAGCACGGCTGCGGAAATAATCCCCACCCAACCGGCCCCAACCACAGTTACTTTCATACCCATCAGGTTTCAGGTGTCAGGTTAAAACGACGCCTCGGCCACCTTCTGCCCTTTTTGGTCGGCTGATTTCTGCTCCTTCATGATGACGAGCGTCCGGTAAGCGTCAGGTTCAGCAA
This window encodes:
- a CDS encoding UDP-glucose/GDP-mannose dehydrogenase family protein → MKVTVVGAGWVGIISAAVLAHLGHDVVLTDNREERIIALKRGDLPFFEPGLPELFSAGLSTGNLIISAATLDTVAQTDIVLCSVGTPPLPNGAADLSAVYDVARDFGRGIERGSVFVVRSTVPPGTGKHCQEIIGEELRLRGVTQPYAVASNPEFLAEGSAVKDSLEPERIIIGSEGETGESALRELYAPLIARGIPLVSTNIPTSELTKYAANAFLATKISFINEIANYAELVGASAQDVAKGMGLDSRIGPKFLKPGIGYGGSCLPKDVRALVVAGKEAGYRFQIIPEVDRVNVGQRVRMYESLSNSLGGVRGKRIVLWGVSYKAGTDDTRESPALYFIDRLLREGASVVTCDPKVGEKIRGQFPLVEVALDPESSLRGADALALLTEWPEFASYSLSELRTRVRSGVVLDARGFLRKQ